A segment of the Bacillus licheniformis DSM 13 = ATCC 14580 genome:
CTCCCAAACTTCCTCGTTTTCAGCCAAATCCTTGCCCTTTTTCCCCCATCGCTTTTCAAGCGCCGGGCCCGATGCCATCCCTTCAAGGCAGTCCTTGTGATACGGACAGATTCCTTCAAACGTATCCTGCGGATGCCGTCTAATGAGTAGGTGACCCATTTCAGGATGGAGCGTGCTCTGTACGAGCCGGCCGCCGACAATCGCTCCTGCTCCGATTCCTGTGCCGACTGTGATATACAAGCAGCTCTCCAGGCCTTGCGCCTCTCCTTTCGTCAGCTCTCCAAGCGCGGCAGCGTTTACATCAGTCGTAAACGAAACCGGAATGCCAAGCCTTTTTTCCAATTCGGGAATAAACGGGTACCCCTTCCAGGCTAATTTCGGGGTATTGGTTATGTATCCGTAATCCTCTTTATTTTTTGCAACGGATATAGGTCCAAAAGAGCCCACTCCCATTGATGTGAGCTGATACTTGCTGAAGAAATCGGTCAGCTTTCCAATGGTCTCTTCAGGCGTCTCCGTCGGGATCGTCAGCCTGTCTATGATTTCTCCCTTTTCTGTTCCGACTGCACAAACAAACTTTGTGCCTCCTGCTTCTATTGCACCGTAATGTTTCATCCTCTCGGCTCCTTTTCATCTGTTTGAATTGCTCTAATTGAATCATAAATCAGACGATG
Coding sequences within it:
- a CDS encoding ROK family protein, which translates into the protein MKHYGAIEAGGTKFVCAVGTEKGEIIDRLTIPTETPEETIGKLTDFFSKYQLTSMGVGSFGPISVAKNKEDYGYITNTPKLAWKGYPFIPELEKRLGIPVSFTTDVNAAALGELTKGEAQGLESCLYITVGTGIGAGAIVGGRLVQSTLHPEMGHLLIRRHPQDTFEGICPYHKDCLEGMASGPALEKRWGKKGKDLAENEEVWELEADYLAQALMQYILILCPEKIIMGGGVMKQQQLFPLIRKKLAEYLNGYVDLPDLEEYIVPPGLGDDQGITGALALAHSIG